A portion of the Rhizophagus irregularis chromosome 17, complete sequence genome contains these proteins:
- a CDS encoding snoRNP complex protein nop56 yields MVNFVLFETPFGYALFERLQSEEIGVKLEQVQKSVEDLVKFGKTIKLKAIAPFKNAAHALENANDISEGVVNDYLKEFLTSNLSQPGLKKNSIILGIADKSLAGSIKTELGYNCDYGELVIELLRGIRLHSDKMLSQLIKDNDLEKGQLGLGHSYSRAKVKFNVNRADNMIIQAISLLDQLDKDVNTFAMRVREWYSWHFPELVKIVNDNYQYAKLAKFIKNKSELTEEQLDGLIEITGDESKAKQILDAAKSSMGTDISELDMINIVRFTDRVIELANYRKRMHEYLLSKMHNVAPNLSALIGEIVGARLISHAGSLTNLSKYPASTVQILGAEKALFRALKTKGNTPKYGLLYHSSFIGRAGTKNKGRISRFLANKCTIASRIDCFSDKPSSVFGEALKNQVEERLNFYEHGTAVTKNIDVITKAIQELDAMDVDEEDEENDNDKKAEIVLGKRKASPESEGVSPKRHKDLGSDDAMDEDEDENAESKKSTKKKKKKKSKKSNTEKTQEIALKTAESEKETKNDDSKSEEKEKYVLVVPSELESSKKKDKKEANTIPDTPKSDKKEKKGEEPLTQETPKSDKKKKKKDKKEEVTISETPKSDKKKDEKNKETPKSDKKKQDSTETSKLDKKKKKKHIG; encoded by the exons ATG gtGAATTTCGTGCTTTTTGAAACTCCTTTTGGATATGCGTTGTTTGAGCGGTTGCAAAGTGAAGAAATAGGCGTCAAACTTGAACAGGTTCAAAAGTCTGTAGAAGATTTGGTAAAGTTTGGAAAAACTATAAAACTTAAAGCTATCGCTCCTTTTAAAAATGCCGCTCACGCATTAGAGAATGCAAATGATATATCCGAAG GTGTTGTGAACGATTATCTCAAAGAATTCTTAACATCGAATCTTTCACAACCtggtttaaaaaagaatagtaTAATTTTGGGTATTGCAGACAAAAGTTTAGCTGGTTCGATCAAAACTGAATTAggatataactgtgattatggCGAACTTGTTATTGAGCTTTTACGAGGCATTCGCCTCCATTCAGATAAAATGTTGAGTCAGCTGATAAAGGATAATGATCTTGAGAAAGGTCAACTTGGGTTAGGTCATAGCTATTCTAGAGCCAAAGTCAAGTTCAATGTTAATCGAGCCGACAATATGATTATCCAGGCTATATCATTGTTAGATCAACTGGATAAGGATGTGAATACGTTTGCTATGCGTGTCAG ggAATGGTATTCATGGCATTTTCCAGAACTTGTTAAAATCGTTAATGATAATTATCAGTATGCCAAACTTgccaaatttatcaaaaataagaGTGAACTGACTGAAGAACAATTGGATGGTCTTATTGAAATAACTGGGGATGAATCGAAGGCAAAACAAATTCTTGACGCAGCCAAATCATCAATGGGCACTGATATATCTGAATTGGATATGATTAATATAGTACGTTTTACGGATCGAGTAATTGAACTAGCTAATTACCGAAAACGAATGCATGAATATTTATTGTCCAAGATGCATAACGTTGCTCCTAATTTATCAGCATTAATTGGTGAAATTGTTGGAGCTAGATTAATTTCACATGCTGGAAGTTTAACGAACCTTTCAAAATATCCCGCTTCAACCGTACAAATTCTTGGTGCAGAAAAAGCTTTGTTtag AGCCCTAAAGACAAAAGGAAACACGCCAAAATATGGTCTATTATATCATTCCTCTTTTATCGGTCGCGCTGGAACTAAAAATAAAGGCAGAATATCTCGATTTTTGGCAAACAAATGCACTATCGCTTCCCGGATCGACTGTTTTTCTg ataAACCATCATCAGTGTTCGGTGAAGCCTTGAAAAACCAGGTAGAAGAGAGATTGAATTTTTATGAACATGGTACAGCTGTTACAAAGAACATCGACGTAATTACTAAAGCAATTCAAGAGCTTGACGCAATGGATGTTGATGAAGAGGATGAAGAGAACGATAACGATAAAAAAGCGGAAATAGTCTTGGGAAAACGCAAAGCATCGCCGGAATCAGAAGGAGTATCCCCTAAGAGACATAAAGATTTGGGATCTGATGATGCGATggatgaagatgaagatgaaaatGCTGAAAGTAAAAAGtcaactaaaaagaaaaaaaagaaaaaaagtaaaaagagtAATACTGAAAAAACTCAGGAAATAGCACTCAAAACTGCTGAATCTGAGAAGGaaacaaaaaatgatgattcaAAATCggaggaaaaagaaaaatatgttCTGGTAGTACCTTCAGAATTAGAATCtagtaaaaagaaagataAGAAGGAAGCGAATACTATTCCAGATACACCAAAATCtgataagaaagaaaagaaaggtGAAGAACCACTTACTCAAGAAACACCAAAATCtgacaagaaaaagaaaaagaaagataagAAAGAAGAAGTAACTATTAGCGAAACGCCAAAATCTGATAAGAAAAAGGAtgagaaaaataaagaaacgcCTAAATCTGACAAGAAAAAGCAAGATTCTACGGAAACATCTAAATtagacaaaaagaaaaagaaaaaa caTATCGGCTGA